In Paenibacillus sp. JQZ6Y-1, one genomic interval encodes:
- the fusA gene encoding elongation factor G → MAREFSLKNTRNIGIMAHIDAGKTTTTERILFYTGRTHKIGEVHEGAATMDWMEQEQERGITITSAATTAQWKGHRVNIIDTPGHVDFTVEVERSLRVLDGAVGVFSAKEGVEPQSETVWRQADRYGVPRIAYVNKMDIIGADYLNVVKDMRDRLQANAVAIQLPIGAENDFVGIIDIVEMKAIQYKDDLGKDPVDIEIPADLKDTVEELRMELVEKVAELDEDLMMKYLEGEELTIDEIKGALRKGVCDVKIFPVICGSSYRNKGVQPMLDAVIDYLPSPLDVPAIKGELEDGTEEVRHSSDEDPFSALAFKIMTDPYVGKLTFFRVYSGVLQSGSYVVNATKGKRERIGRILQMHANSREEISVVYAGDIAAAVGLKDTGTGDTLCDEKNPIILESMNFPDPVIEIAVEPKTKADQDKMATALGKLTEEDPTLRASTNEETGQTILAGMGELHLDIIIDRMRREFKVETNVGQPQVAYRETFRQPARVEGKFVRQSGGRGQYGHVWVEFEPLEAGTGNQFESKIVGGSVPREYVGPALAGIEEQMKNGVLAGFPVVDVKATVVDGSYHDVDSNEMAFKIAGSMALKSAKDKCKPVLLEPIMKVEVTVPEEYMGDVMGMLNSRRGRIEGMDSRSGTQIIRAKVPLSEMFGYSTTLRSGTQGRGVFSMELSHYEEVPKSIAEAVSAKANG, encoded by the coding sequence ATGGCAAGAGAGTTCTCCTTGAAAAATACACGTAACATTGGTATCATGGCACACATTGATGCCGGTAAAACAACCACTACAGAACGTATCCTGTTCTACACAGGCCGTACGCACAAAATCGGTGAAGTTCACGAAGGTGCTGCGACTATGGACTGGATGGAGCAGGAGCAAGAGCGTGGTATCACTATCACGTCTGCTGCGACAACTGCACAGTGGAAGGGCCACCGCGTTAATATCATTGATACTCCAGGTCACGTTGACTTCACAGTTGAAGTTGAACGTTCCCTGCGTGTATTGGACGGGGCCGTAGGCGTATTTAGTGCGAAAGAGGGCGTAGAGCCACAATCCGAGACTGTTTGGAGACAAGCAGACCGTTATGGCGTACCTCGTATCGCTTATGTCAATAAAATGGATATCATTGGTGCAGACTACCTGAATGTTGTTAAAGACATGCGCGATCGTCTGCAAGCAAACGCTGTTGCCATTCAACTGCCTATCGGCGCTGAAAACGACTTCGTTGGTATCATTGATATCGTTGAAATGAAAGCTATCCAGTACAAAGATGATCTGGGTAAAGATCCGGTAGATATCGAGATCCCAGCCGATCTGAAAGATACTGTTGAAGAGCTTCGCATGGAACTGGTAGAGAAAGTTGCAGAACTGGACGAAGACCTGATGATGAAATACCTGGAAGGCGAAGAACTGACGATCGATGAGATCAAAGGCGCTTTGCGTAAAGGTGTTTGTGATGTTAAGATCTTCCCAGTAATCTGTGGTTCCTCTTACCGTAACAAAGGTGTTCAGCCTATGCTGGATGCTGTCATCGACTACCTGCCGTCTCCACTGGATGTACCGGCGATCAAAGGTGAACTCGAAGACGGTACAGAAGAAGTTCGTCATTCTTCGGATGAAGATCCTTTCTCTGCACTGGCGTTCAAAATCATGACCGACCCTTATGTTGGTAAACTGACATTCTTCCGTGTATACTCTGGTGTACTGCAATCCGGTTCTTACGTAGTGAATGCCACTAAAGGCAAACGCGAACGTATCGGTCGTATTCTGCAAATGCACGCCAACAGCCGTGAAGAAATCAGCGTAGTTTACGCTGGTGACATTGCTGCAGCTGTAGGTTTGAAAGATACAGGAACAGGTGATACACTGTGTGATGAGAAAAACCCGATCATTCTGGAGTCTATGAACTTCCCTGATCCGGTTATCGAAATCGCTGTAGAACCTAAAACCAAAGCAGACCAAGATAAAATGGCAACTGCTCTGGGTAAACTGACAGAAGAAGATCCTACTCTGCGCGCTTCGACTAACGAAGAAACAGGACAAACCATCCTAGCAGGTATGGGTGAGCTTCACCTTGATATCATCATCGACCGTATGCGTCGTGAGTTCAAGGTTGAAACGAACGTAGGTCAACCTCAGGTTGCTTATCGTGAAACTTTCCGTCAGCCAGCTCGCGTCGAAGGTAAATTCGTACGTCAATCCGGTGGTCGTGGTCAATACGGTCACGTATGGGTTGAATTCGAACCTCTCGAAGCAGGTACTGGTAACCAATTCGAAAGCAAAATCGTCGGTGGTTCCGTACCAAGAGAATATGTTGGTCCTGCACTCGCAGGTATCGAGGAGCAAATGAAGAACGGTGTTCTTGCAGGCTTCCCGGTTGTAGACGTAAAAGCTACAGTTGTAGACGGATCTTATCATGATGTCGATTCCAACGAGATGGCATTTAAAATTGCCGGTTCGATGGCATTGAAATCCGCAAAAGACAAGTGTAAACCTGTCCTGCTGGAGCCAATCATGAAAGTTGAAGTTACAGTACCAGAAGAGTACATGGGTGACGTAATGGGTATGCTGAACTCCCGTCGCGGCCGTATCGAAGGTATGGATTCCCGCAGCGGTACTCAAATTATCCGTGCTAAAGTACCTCTGTCCGAAATGTTTGGTTATTCCACAACACTTCGTTCCGGTACACAAGGACGCGGCGTGTTCTCCATGGAACTTTCTCACTACGAAGAAGTGCCTAAGAGCATTGCTGAAGCAGTTAGTGCAAAAGCTAACGGCTAA